A region from the Streptomyces sp. 3214.6 genome encodes:
- a CDS encoding phage tail protein, giving the protein MSEDRPVYDLLPAVHRNRDAELGHPLRALLEPVEEELRRLQEDIDGLYDNWFVETCAEWVLPYLGDLLGVEPVAASPDRAAPRRAFIANTLRHRRRKGTPATLEQLAQDITGLPAKVVEYFQLLGTTQHVNHPRLGNLRTPDLRDSGRLQLLGTPFDQVARTADVRHVDHGRGRYNLGAVGLHLWRLSSHPFTDVDARVVDAAAGRWTFDPAGRDLPLFTRPRGGLTRQTEIPAPLHRLTLHQHMEQLLSGPDPVFRIDLPGSHRLIAADLSEWTRPPATTDGPPWVAVDPLLGRFTLPPGMERDRVRVDFNQGSPGDIGAGPHDRRATLGSALSAAGTPWPDTVDWQIGVSRNHAQAPSEPSDGRVVATLGEAVQAWNTRPNQAPGQTGVIVVMDSATYHENLTGKRAIEIPPGNRLLLVAAHWPSGLTPQPPDTPASAPGPFAAAGPRPHLVGSLEVVAPRGRAARPGELVLDGLSVEGGLTARPGELDSLVVSDCTLIGQLRATDNPRLTVRLIRTVCAGVWLRGTLHGLRLSDSILQAAVNAVPADVEIEACTILGATRARTLTASDSILRGGIKVREHGQGYLRYSYAPLESNVSRRYRCHPADQAAAVRVAPSFTSERPGAPGFCRLAADCPSEIATGAEDGGELGAFHFLHQPWSMADLTAQLDHYLRFGLEAGVFFADPTDPTDAFLEGQQ; this is encoded by the coding sequence ATGAGCGAGGACCGGCCGGTGTACGACCTGCTGCCCGCCGTGCACCGCAACCGCGACGCCGAACTCGGCCACCCGCTGCGCGCGCTGCTCGAACCGGTCGAGGAGGAACTGCGCAGGCTGCAGGAGGACATCGACGGCCTCTACGACAACTGGTTCGTGGAGACCTGCGCCGAATGGGTGCTGCCCTATCTCGGCGACCTGCTCGGCGTCGAACCCGTGGCCGCATCACCGGACAGAGCAGCGCCCAGACGGGCCTTCATCGCCAACACCCTCCGCCACCGGCGGCGCAAGGGCACCCCCGCCACCCTGGAACAGCTGGCCCAGGACATCACCGGGTTGCCCGCCAAGGTCGTGGAGTACTTCCAACTGCTCGGCACCACCCAGCACGTCAACCATCCACGCCTCGGCAATCTGCGCACCCCCGACCTGCGGGACTCCGGGCGGCTCCAGCTGCTCGGCACCCCCTTCGACCAGGTGGCCCGCACCGCCGACGTCCGCCATGTCGACCACGGGCGCGGCCGGTACAACCTCGGAGCGGTCGGGCTCCATCTGTGGCGGCTCAGCTCCCACCCGTTCACCGACGTCGACGCCCGCGTCGTGGACGCCGCCGCGGGCCGCTGGACCTTCGACCCGGCAGGCCGCGACCTGCCGCTGTTCACCCGGCCGCGCGGCGGCCTAACCCGGCAGACGGAGATTCCGGCGCCACTGCACCGCCTGACGCTCCATCAACACATGGAGCAACTCCTCTCCGGACCCGACCCCGTGTTCCGGATCGACCTGCCCGGATCCCACCGCCTGATCGCCGCCGACCTCAGCGAATGGACCCGGCCGCCCGCAACCACCGACGGCCCCCCATGGGTCGCCGTCGACCCGCTGCTGGGCAGATTCACCCTGCCGCCCGGGATGGAACGGGACCGGGTGCGGGTCGACTTCAACCAGGGGAGCCCCGGCGACATCGGCGCCGGTCCCCACGACCGGCGGGCAACCCTCGGCAGCGCGCTCTCGGCCGCCGGAACACCCTGGCCGGACACCGTCGACTGGCAGATCGGAGTGAGCCGCAACCACGCCCAGGCCCCGTCCGAGCCCTCCGACGGGCGGGTGGTCGCCACCCTCGGCGAGGCCGTGCAGGCCTGGAACACCCGGCCGAATCAGGCACCGGGACAGACCGGGGTCATCGTGGTGATGGACAGCGCCACCTACCACGAGAACCTCACGGGCAAGCGGGCGATCGAGATCCCCCCGGGCAACCGGTTGCTGCTGGTCGCCGCCCACTGGCCGTCCGGCCTCACCCCTCAGCCACCGGACACACCCGCCTCCGCCCCGGGCCCCTTCGCGGCCGCCGGACCCCGGCCGCACCTGGTCGGCTCGCTGGAGGTGGTCGCCCCCCGCGGACGGGCCGCCCGCCCGGGCGAACTGGTCCTGGACGGCCTGTCGGTCGAAGGAGGGCTCACTGCCAGGCCCGGCGAGCTGGACAGCCTGGTGGTGTCCGACTGCACCCTCATCGGTCAACTGCGGGCCACCGACAACCCCCGGCTGACCGTACGACTGATCCGTACCGTCTGCGCCGGGGTGTGGCTGCGCGGCACACTGCACGGCCTCCGCCTGTCGGACAGCATCCTGCAGGCGGCGGTGAACGCTGTGCCCGCAGACGTCGAGATCGAGGCCTGCACGATCCTCGGCGCAACGCGCGCCCGCACCCTGACGGCCAGTGACAGCATCCTGCGCGGCGGCATCAAGGTCCGCGAGCACGGGCAGGGCTATCTGCGGTACAGCTACGCCCCGCTCGAGTCCAACGTCTCCCGGCGCTACCGCTGCCACCCCGCCGACCAGGCGGCCGCTGTCCGGGTGGCCCCGAGCTTCACCTCCGAACGGCCGGGAGCCCCCGGTTTCTGCCGACTGGCTGCGGACTGCCCGAGCGAAATCGCGACAGGCGCGGAGGACGGCGGCGAACTGGGGGCCTTCCACTTTCTGCACCAACCATGGTCGATGGCCGACCTCACCGCGCAGCTCGACCACTATCTCCGCTTCGGTCTGGAAGCGGGTGTCTTCTTCGCCGACCCGACTGACCCGACTGACGCCTTTTTGGAAGGACAGCAATGA
- a CDS encoding GPW/gp25 family protein, with protein sequence MNIGFPFRIGPGGRTALVDEEQYIRDLIEQVLFTAPGERVNRPTFGSGLHRLVFEPTGGELATATRLMAHGALQQWLGDLVEVQAVDITAEEATLRVTVRYRTRAMDRPTAAVFTRRLPQ encoded by the coding sequence GTGAACATCGGCTTCCCCTTCCGGATCGGCCCCGGCGGCAGGACCGCCCTGGTGGACGAGGAGCAGTACATTCGCGACCTGATCGAACAGGTGCTCTTCACCGCCCCCGGCGAACGGGTCAACCGTCCCACCTTCGGCAGCGGCCTCCACCGACTCGTCTTCGAACCCACCGGCGGCGAACTGGCGACCGCGACCCGGCTCATGGCGCACGGTGCGCTCCAGCAGTGGCTGGGCGACCTCGTCGAGGTACAGGCCGTGGACATCACCGCGGAGGAGGCCACCCTCCGGGTGACGGTGCGCTACCGGACCCGCGCCATGGACCGGCCCACCGCCGCTGTGTTCACCCGGAGGCTGCCCCAGTGA
- a CDS encoding phage baseplate assembly protein V, producing MSQYFGKYRGKVSNNADPMLRGRVQVSCPDVLGDAAALWAMPSVPYAGPGVGLLAVPPIGADVWVEFEGGNPALPIWGGCFWGSGQAPGAGPTTKVFKTDGLSLTVNDLPGSGGVTLEVGPPAVSTPLSISLTAAGIELSNGAASVKLTAASVSVNDGALEVI from the coding sequence ATGAGCCAGTACTTCGGCAAGTACCGGGGCAAGGTCAGCAACAACGCCGACCCGATGTTGCGGGGCCGCGTCCAGGTCAGCTGCCCCGATGTGCTCGGCGACGCGGCAGCCCTGTGGGCGATGCCCAGCGTGCCGTACGCCGGGCCGGGCGTCGGTCTGCTCGCCGTCCCCCCGATCGGGGCCGATGTCTGGGTCGAGTTCGAGGGCGGCAACCCGGCTCTGCCGATCTGGGGCGGCTGCTTCTGGGGAAGCGGCCAGGCACCCGGCGCCGGCCCCACCACCAAGGTGTTCAAGACCGACGGACTGAGCCTCACGGTCAACGACCTGCCGGGATCGGGCGGTGTGACCCTGGAGGTGGGACCGCCCGCGGTCTCCACGCCGCTGTCCATCTCCCTGACGGCCGCCGGAATCGAACTGTCCAACGGAGCCGCGAGCGTCAAGCTGACCGCGGCCTCCGTGTCGGTCAACGACGGTGCTCTGGAGGTCATCTGA
- a CDS encoding baseplate J/gp47 family protein, translating to MTAADVPNDSDPRPPRPLPTDSDPRPPRPLPTAPVSTPPTDYLQRDYAGLRRLLLDRLSLLLPGWTDRGPADPAVTLIELFAYLGDQLAYAQDAVATEAYLGTARRRVSVRRHARLLDYPMHEGAAARTWLAVQVDGATAEPVLDSGTEVAAEDGSVVFHTLHPVELRAARNTIEIYTADEERSILPAGATTTLLVGTDTTLQLRAGDVLLFEEVLGSAGDQAGADPAHRWAVRLNADPLPQQDSGTDLLRVSWHQEDAPPFPLRLWRFPGEGDTTVGATVVRGNVVLAEHGARVGPEPLTPAEVPTRGRYRPRLVHTGLTHAVPYDHGQATARPATDALTIRPAEAVPVMVKLHDGATSWTVVPDLLSGSRFAPECTVETDDDGWAHLRFGDGVHGRAPTPGTTFTAVYRTGGGRAGNVGRDTLTRLAQPLRGVTVRNPMPARGGADPEPVEQVRQWAPQAFRVQQRAVTDDDYAQVAGQHPQVLQAVASRRWTGSWYTETVTVDRTGGLTPDQYFRRQVGSHLERYRMAGEDVRVTAAVPVALDIVITVRVAVGHPCGEVKRALQDVFTAGQRSDGTPGFFHPDRFALGAPVHLSQVVEAAMGVHGVLWIDPDRFGRWGHPPAGELRQGRIPIGPREVARCLSDPNLPEHGRIDFIMEGGS from the coding sequence GTGACGGCAGCCGACGTCCCGAACGACTCCGATCCCCGCCCACCGCGCCCCCTGCCGACCGACTCCGATCCTCGCCCGCCGCGTCCCCTGCCGACCGCACCCGTCTCCACCCCGCCGACCGACTACCTCCAGCGGGACTACGCGGGGCTGCGCCGGTTGCTGCTCGACCGGCTGTCGCTGCTGCTGCCCGGCTGGACCGACCGCGGGCCCGCCGACCCGGCGGTGACCCTCATCGAGCTCTTCGCCTACCTCGGCGACCAACTCGCCTACGCACAGGACGCCGTGGCCACCGAGGCCTACCTCGGCACCGCCCGGCGCCGGGTCTCGGTGCGCCGCCACGCCCGGCTGCTCGACTACCCGATGCACGAAGGCGCCGCGGCCAGGACCTGGCTGGCGGTCCAGGTCGACGGAGCCACGGCCGAGCCGGTGCTGGACAGCGGCACCGAGGTCGCCGCCGAGGACGGCAGCGTGGTCTTCCACACCCTGCACCCGGTCGAACTCCGGGCCGCCCGCAACACCATCGAGATCTACACCGCGGACGAGGAACGCAGCATCCTGCCCGCCGGAGCCACCACCACACTCCTGGTCGGCACCGACACAACGCTCCAACTGCGCGCCGGGGACGTGCTGCTGTTCGAGGAGGTGCTCGGCAGCGCCGGCGACCAGGCAGGCGCCGATCCGGCCCACCGGTGGGCCGTACGTCTCAACGCCGACCCGCTGCCCCAGCAGGACTCCGGCACCGATCTGCTGCGGGTGAGCTGGCACCAGGAGGACGCACCGCCCTTCCCCCTGCGGCTGTGGCGGTTCCCCGGCGAGGGCGACACCACGGTCGGGGCCACCGTGGTCCGCGGCAACGTCGTACTGGCCGAGCACGGCGCTCGGGTCGGTCCCGAACCGCTGACCCCCGCCGAGGTGCCGACCCGGGGCCGGTACCGCCCCCGGCTGGTCCACACCGGGCTGACCCATGCTGTGCCCTACGACCACGGGCAGGCCACCGCACGGCCCGCCACGGACGCACTCACGATCCGCCCCGCCGAGGCGGTGCCCGTGATGGTCAAGCTGCACGACGGCGCCACCTCCTGGACCGTGGTGCCCGATCTGCTCTCCGGCAGCCGCTTCGCACCGGAGTGCACCGTGGAGACCGACGACGACGGCTGGGCCCACCTGCGCTTCGGCGACGGGGTGCATGGCCGCGCCCCCACACCCGGGACCACGTTCACGGCGGTCTACCGGACCGGCGGGGGACGGGCGGGCAACGTCGGCCGCGACACCCTCACCCGGCTGGCGCAACCCCTCCGCGGCGTCACCGTCCGCAACCCGATGCCCGCCCGGGGCGGAGCCGACCCCGAGCCGGTGGAACAGGTGCGGCAGTGGGCACCGCAGGCGTTCCGGGTCCAGCAACGGGCGGTCACCGACGACGACTACGCGCAGGTCGCCGGACAGCATCCGCAGGTCCTGCAGGCGGTCGCCAGCCGGCGCTGGACCGGCTCCTGGTACACCGAGACCGTCACCGTCGACCGCACCGGCGGCCTTACCCCCGACCAGTACTTCCGCCGGCAGGTCGGCAGCCATCTGGAGCGCTACCGGATGGCCGGGGAGGACGTCCGGGTGACCGCTGCCGTCCCGGTGGCGCTGGACATCGTGATCACCGTACGGGTCGCTGTCGGCCACCCCTGCGGCGAGGTCAAACGGGCACTGCAGGACGTCTTCACCGCCGGACAGCGATCCGACGGCACACCCGGCTTCTTCCACCCCGACCGCTTCGCCCTCGGTGCGCCGGTCCACCTCAGCCAGGTGGTGGAGGCAGCCATGGGCGTGCACGGGGTGCTGTGGATCGACCCCGACCGCTTCGGGCGCTGGGGACACCCGCCCGCCGGGGAACTGAGGCAGGGCCGGATCCCGATCGGGCCGCGCGAGGTGGCTCGCTGCCTCAGTGACCCGAACCTGCCGGAGCACGGCCGGATCGACTTCATCATGGAAGGCGGCTCATGA
- a CDS encoding DUF6519 domain-containing protein has product MKGDFTRRTFRSGNHYRGVLMQQGRVQLDADWNEQLDIQLHHDETTARDAIGAHGGPKGAAGFAITDPNGGEPRDCLPTDLLLSPGRYYVDGILCENDELVGLANQPDPPELELPGDDGRYVAYLDVWREHLTALERPELREVALGGPDTGTRSRTVWQVRLERLANPEATPDKVAPPWKPRDSGSCGRLRARAQPPEAGPTPGVVPPHAGYRRVENQLYRVEIHEGSDGSPSFVWSRDNGTVAARLIHVSDSWITVHSPGRDEALGFSRGQWVEVNDQARTRRGLHGVLAQLGEVSGTKLQVQWAGFPAGLLGSDAVVRRWDSPGAVPITGDWIELEDGVQVQFEPGAFHRTGDYWLIPARTAAVSLTDLDSDLPGDVEWPREEGGAPIFQGPDGIEHHTAAIALLDRVGGLWTRVSDYRALFVPLAEARPDPKPVRAPALHVQYVRLRARVDQELGNDTNVAADDFFNSGIVVGLDGVPAPLPSGRQSVLTVTLDLPYPFSPAERDTWKLQPGQVLGTQPLDLAGVLKIDGSELVWRPDRFLGDSLATRLFKKELPDRLRCRLTLNGRALTADNHPDRLLNGLALTRPRPDGTTEVILPTVDDVRGADFTFWFWIIRPHLEGSFDASIFDKNVFN; this is encoded by the coding sequence ATGAAGGGCGACTTCACCCGGCGGACGTTCCGCAGCGGGAACCACTACCGCGGCGTGCTCATGCAGCAGGGCCGGGTGCAGCTCGACGCCGACTGGAACGAGCAGCTGGACATCCAGCTCCACCACGATGAGACCACCGCGCGGGACGCCATCGGCGCCCATGGCGGACCGAAGGGCGCAGCCGGATTCGCGATCACCGACCCCAACGGCGGCGAACCCCGTGACTGCCTTCCGACGGACCTGCTGCTGTCTCCAGGCCGCTACTACGTCGACGGCATACTCTGCGAGAACGACGAGCTGGTGGGGTTGGCGAACCAGCCCGACCCGCCGGAGCTGGAGCTACCAGGGGACGACGGCCGGTACGTCGCCTATCTGGACGTCTGGCGGGAGCACCTCACCGCCCTGGAGCGGCCCGAACTGCGCGAGGTCGCCCTCGGCGGCCCGGACACGGGCACCAGAAGCCGTACGGTGTGGCAGGTTCGCCTGGAGCGGTTGGCCAACCCCGAGGCCACCCCCGACAAAGTCGCCCCACCCTGGAAACCGCGCGACAGTGGATCTTGCGGGCGGCTCCGCGCGCGGGCGCAGCCGCCGGAGGCCGGCCCCACGCCGGGCGTCGTCCCGCCGCACGCGGGCTACCGCCGGGTGGAGAACCAGCTGTACCGGGTGGAGATCCACGAGGGCAGTGACGGCAGCCCGTCCTTTGTATGGTCCCGGGACAACGGCACGGTCGCCGCACGGCTGATCCACGTCTCCGACTCATGGATCACTGTCCACTCCCCCGGCCGGGACGAGGCGCTCGGCTTCTCCAGGGGACAGTGGGTGGAAGTGAACGACCAGGCCCGCACCCGCAGGGGCCTACACGGCGTCCTGGCCCAACTGGGCGAGGTGTCCGGTACCAAGCTGCAGGTTCAATGGGCGGGCTTCCCGGCCGGGCTGCTCGGCTCCGATGCTGTGGTACGCCGTTGGGACTCCCCGGGCGCGGTGCCGATCACCGGCGACTGGATCGAGCTGGAGGACGGCGTACAGGTCCAGTTCGAGCCGGGCGCCTTCCACCGCACCGGCGACTACTGGCTCATCCCGGCCAGGACCGCCGCCGTCTCCCTGACCGACCTCGACTCCGACCTCCCCGGAGACGTCGAATGGCCCCGCGAGGAGGGAGGCGCCCCGATCTTCCAGGGGCCGGACGGCATCGAGCACCACACCGCCGCCATCGCCCTGCTCGACCGCGTCGGCGGTTTGTGGACCCGGGTGTCCGACTACCGTGCGCTGTTCGTTCCACTCGCCGAGGCCAGACCGGATCCCAAGCCGGTGCGCGCACCGGCCCTCCACGTGCAGTACGTCCGCCTGCGGGCGCGCGTCGATCAGGAACTGGGCAACGACACCAACGTCGCCGCGGACGACTTTTTCAACAGCGGTATCGTCGTGGGCCTCGACGGCGTCCCGGCCCCCCTGCCCTCCGGCAGACAATCCGTGCTCACCGTCACCCTCGACCTGCCCTACCCCTTCTCCCCGGCCGAGCGGGACACCTGGAAGTTGCAACCCGGCCAAGTCCTGGGCACCCAGCCGCTCGACCTCGCTGGCGTCTTGAAGATCGACGGTAGCGAATTGGTCTGGAGACCGGACCGTTTTCTTGGCGACTCCCTGGCGACACGCCTGTTCAAGAAGGAGCTGCCCGACCGCCTCCGCTGCCGCCTCACCCTCAACGGCCGCGCCCTCACCGCTGATAACCACCCCGATCGCCTTCTCAACGGCCTCGCCCTCACCCGCCCCCGCCCCGACGGCACCACCGAAGTGATCCTCCCCACCGTCGACGACGTCCGCGGCGCCGACTTCACCTTCTGGTTCTGGATCATCCGACCCCATCTCGAGGGTTCCTTCGACGCCTCGATATTCGACAAGAACGTTTTCAACTAA
- a CDS encoding phage late control D family protein, giving the protein MALLSSYLTVLLGPTVPVPAPPRLVENLQQVQVTTSDSARSGFQLVIAAGRGGPAGALDQPLLTGRYLQPFDRVVLVLTLHGTPTVLMDGVITHRELTPGSTSGSATFTVTGEDLGVLMDLEERTAEYPAQDEAAIAARLILRYARYGLVPRVIPPPVTDLSLPIEHIPVQRGTDLAQLTAMARRFGYVFHITPGPLPLTSTAYWGPPTRVGRPAPALSVDFGPATNVEQLAFRSDALAATQVRGRVQDRLTDAVIPVRSVGSTRPPLAAEPDWLVNRHVRTTLLDGSGMTAPQAFSQAQGRAEASNDGSLTVTGRLDTGRYGALLPARGLVGVRGAGWSHDGLYYVKQVTHSIARGRHTQEFTLTREGAGSTTPVVRP; this is encoded by the coding sequence ATGGCCCTGCTGAGCTCCTACCTCACCGTGCTCCTCGGCCCCACGGTGCCCGTACCCGCGCCGCCACGGCTGGTGGAGAACCTCCAGCAGGTGCAGGTCACCACGTCCGACAGTGCCAGATCCGGATTCCAGCTGGTCATCGCCGCCGGACGCGGCGGGCCGGCGGGTGCGCTCGACCAGCCGCTGCTCACCGGGCGGTATCTGCAGCCGTTCGATCGCGTGGTGCTCGTCCTGACGCTGCACGGCACGCCCACGGTGCTGATGGACGGGGTCATCACCCATCGGGAGCTCACCCCGGGCTCGACCTCGGGTTCCGCCACCTTCACCGTCACCGGGGAGGACCTCGGCGTACTGATGGACCTGGAGGAGCGGACCGCGGAGTATCCGGCGCAGGACGAGGCCGCCATCGCCGCCCGGCTGATCCTGAGGTACGCACGCTATGGGCTGGTGCCCAGAGTAATCCCGCCGCCGGTGACCGACTTGTCGCTCCCGATCGAGCACATCCCGGTCCAGCGGGGCACGGACCTCGCCCAACTCACCGCGATGGCCAGGCGCTTCGGCTATGTCTTCCACATCACCCCGGGCCCGCTACCGCTCACCAGTACCGCCTACTGGGGTCCGCCGACCCGGGTGGGCAGACCGGCACCGGCGCTCTCGGTCGACTTCGGGCCGGCGACCAATGTCGAGCAGCTCGCCTTCAGGTCCGACGCCCTGGCCGCCACCCAGGTCCGCGGGCGGGTCCAGGACCGGCTCACCGACGCGGTGATCCCGGTCCGCAGTGTCGGCAGCACCCGGCCGCCGCTGGCGGCGGAACCCGACTGGCTGGTCAACCGGCATGTGCGCACCACCCTGCTGGACGGGAGCGGTATGACCGCCCCGCAGGCGTTCAGCCAGGCTCAGGGCAGGGCCGAGGCGTCCAACGACGGCTCGCTCACGGTCACCGGCCGACTCGACACCGGGCGCTACGGTGCACTGCTCCCGGCCAGGGGCCTGGTGGGCGTACGGGGGGCGGGCTGGTCGCATGACGGTCTGTACTACGTCAAGCAGGTCACCCACTCGATCGCCCGCGGGCGGCACACCCAGGAGTTCACGCTGACCAGGGAAGGCGCCGGCTCCACGACTCCGGTGGTGCGGCCGTGA
- a CDS encoding putative baseplate assembly protein — protein MSTPVPGGAPGVPNSPGRPALSYRITTHGDTLARSLAEVSQRLPGLTTHSTDDPAVALLDAWASVADIVAFYQERIANEGFLRTATERRSVLELARSIGYELRPGSAASAYLSFTVEDTPGAPGHAVVPAGTPVQSIPGQGELPQTFETGAELQAVAEHNAIRLLLRRPQRVSRGTTRFHLAGTNTGLRPGDALLIRSAVEPQVWQFRILHTVEPLPTDPTGRPPTTVVGWDQGLDLPPSSQLIKVHALRLRASIFGHNAPDWRTMPAPVRESYLAAAGQPVTATFDQAQFDQAQFAPATQWPGFALTDPPEGEDPVIELDAAHPALLPGSWLVLRAPGMQEQLYQVVKADQSAAADFTLTSTTTRLQLRGTATGTVSQFDRRATVVHAQSEQLELAVEPLTAPVTGSTLRLERPVTLKPGAPVVVTGTTDQGVQSTAVHLIDAVTDAGTSIVLDRPLEHPLDPASVLLLGNVVAATAGQTTEEVLGSGDGRATHQRFTLLHKDLTHVPAPTASGVRDTLAVQVDGVTWTEAPSLFPLGPHDRSYVVRIQDDATATVVFGDGERGARLPSGQENVRATYRTGIGPQGNVGAGSLSLLVKRPLGIRAVDNPLAATGGTAPERPDDVRIRAPLTVRTFDRVVSLDDHEAFARNFTGIAKARATVLRPAPMPFLHLTVAAPDGAVPDGTLTALRAALETDGLPGCRLGLDTYRELPFILGIAILPTPDREPDTVSSAVEHALAQLYSFERRDFAQPVTASEAIAIAQRVPGVVAANLTELHLAGGPVAVASLLLARGARLGAGGTAVPAELLVLKRLSVKVMTS, from the coding sequence ATGAGCACCCCCGTACCCGGCGGGGCTCCCGGGGTGCCCAACTCCCCGGGGCGCCCGGCCCTCTCGTACCGGATCACCACCCACGGGGACACCCTCGCACGGAGCCTGGCCGAGGTGTCGCAACGGCTGCCCGGACTCACCACGCACAGCACGGACGACCCCGCCGTCGCCCTGCTGGACGCCTGGGCCTCGGTCGCCGACATCGTGGCCTTCTACCAGGAGCGGATCGCCAACGAGGGCTTTCTGCGCACCGCCACCGAACGCAGATCGGTGCTGGAACTCGCCCGCTCGATCGGCTACGAGCTGCGGCCCGGATCGGCAGCCTCCGCTTACCTCTCGTTCACCGTGGAGGACACCCCGGGGGCGCCCGGCCACGCCGTCGTCCCCGCAGGCACACCGGTGCAGAGCATCCCCGGCCAGGGAGAACTGCCGCAGACGTTCGAGACCGGGGCGGAACTCCAGGCCGTCGCCGAGCACAACGCGATCCGCCTGCTGCTGCGCCGCCCGCAGCGGGTCAGCAGGGGCACCACCCGGTTCCACCTGGCCGGAACCAACACCGGACTGCGCCCCGGCGACGCTCTGCTGATCCGCTCCGCCGTAGAGCCGCAAGTCTGGCAGTTCCGCATCCTGCACACCGTCGAGCCGCTGCCCACCGACCCGACCGGACGCCCGCCGACCACGGTGGTCGGCTGGGACCAGGGCCTCGACCTGCCGCCCTCCTCGCAGCTCATCAAGGTGCACGCCCTACGGCTGCGGGCCTCGATATTCGGCCACAACGCCCCCGACTGGCGGACCATGCCCGCCCCGGTCCGGGAGAGCTACCTCGCGGCAGCCGGCCAGCCGGTTACGGCCACATTCGACCAGGCCCAGTTCGACCAGGCCCAGTTCGCCCCGGCCACACAGTGGCCCGGCTTCGCTCTCACCGACCCGCCCGAAGGGGAAGACCCGGTGATCGAACTCGATGCCGCTCATCCCGCGCTGCTTCCGGGCTCCTGGCTGGTGCTCCGGGCACCCGGAATGCAGGAGCAGCTGTACCAGGTCGTCAAGGCCGACCAGTCCGCCGCAGCGGACTTCACCCTGACCTCCACCACCACCCGGCTGCAGCTGCGCGGCACCGCCACCGGGACGGTGTCACAGTTCGACCGCCGCGCCACCGTGGTCCACGCCCAGTCCGAGCAACTGGAGCTCGCCGTCGAACCCCTTACGGCCCCGGTGACCGGAAGCACACTTCGGCTCGAACGGCCGGTGACACTGAAACCCGGGGCACCCGTCGTGGTGACCGGCACCACCGACCAGGGTGTCCAGTCCACCGCAGTCCACCTGATCGACGCCGTGACGGACGCCGGCACCTCGATCGTCCTCGACCGGCCCCTGGAGCACCCACTCGACCCGGCCTCGGTCCTGCTGCTCGGCAATGTCGTCGCCGCGACCGCCGGGCAGACCACCGAAGAGGTGCTCGGCAGCGGCGACGGCAGGGCCACCCACCAGCGGTTCACCCTGTTGCACAAGGACCTCACCCATGTCCCCGCGCCGACCGCGAGCGGGGTGCGCGACACCCTGGCCGTCCAGGTCGACGGCGTCACCTGGACCGAGGCCCCCTCCCTGTTCCCCCTCGGCCCGCACGATCGGTCCTATGTGGTGCGGATCCAGGACGACGCCACCGCGACCGTCGTCTTCGGCGACGGTGAACGCGGCGCCCGGCTGCCGTCCGGACAGGAGAACGTTCGCGCCACCTACCGCACCGGCATTGGCCCCCAGGGCAACGTCGGGGCCGGCTCCCTCTCCTTGCTCGTGAAACGGCCACTGGGCATCCGCGCTGTCGACAACCCCCTGGCGGCGACCGGCGGTACGGCCCCCGAGCGGCCGGACGACGTACGAATCCGGGCGCCGCTGACCGTCCGCACCTTCGACCGGGTCGTCTCCCTGGACGACCACGAGGCCTTCGCCCGGAACTTCACCGGGATCGCCAAGGCCAGGGCGACCGTGCTGCGCCCGGCTCCGATGCCCTTCCTCCACCTCACCGTGGCGGCCCCGGACGGTGCCGTCCCCGACGGCACCCTGACGGCCCTGCGGGCCGCCCTCGAAACCGACGGCCTCCCCGGCTGCCGACTCGGCCTGGACACCTACCGAGAGCTGCCCTTCATCCTGGGTATCGCGATCCTGCCCACCCCGGACCGTGAACCGGACACCGTGTCCAGCGCGGTCGAGCACGCCCTGGCACAGCTGTACTCCTTCGAGCGACGCGACTTCGCCCAGCCCGTGACCGCCTCCGAAGCGATCGCCATCGCCCAGCGGGTCCCCGGGGTGGTGGCGGCCAACCTGACCGAACTCCACCTGGCGGGCGGGCCGGTCGCAGTGGCATCCCTGCTGCTCGCCCGCGGAGCCCGCCTCGGCGCCGGGGGCACAGCCGTCCCCGCTGAACTGCTGGTCCTGAAGAGGCTTTCCGTGAAGGTGATGACGTCATGA